DNA from Alnus glutinosa chromosome 2, dhAlnGlut1.1, whole genome shotgun sequence:
CGTCATGATAGGAAAGAAATCTTGAGCTTTGATACCAACCGATGCAGCGTGGTTTAGTGGATCGTAAAATTAACACACAAAACTCACAACTCTTCctaaaacaagaacaaaataatCAAGGATTCgagaaaaaatataagaaaactcAACGTTCGAGTGTTTCCCGTTGAAAGTTGaagaaaatatcaaataaattgTAGCGAAAGTCGTTTTAAGTGAGTTTAGATAGGAAAATCAGTCCCAACCTTActaaaaaagtgaaataaatcgAAACTGCTGAATCATGTTTGCAAAGACAAAAGTTCCATTCAAACGAAACCTTTCAATGAAGTCCTCGGTAGACCAAGAATCGACTAAACGTCTCGGGATTTTGTGGATGGGGGATTGACCGTCTATTGACCGAGCCTTTCGAGAAGTCACCTTGGTCAAATAGGTATCGACTGACCATCAACCGAGACTTCCCGGAAGTTCTTCCCAAATTCATCCAACGGAGCTCGATCATTTGAATGTGACGTCTTCTCtcgttttcttcatttttatgcACACATATATATTTCGTAAATTTTCCCTCTCCATAGTCCATTCTTGTTGGGAAAGTATTTTGTCATTTCGCTTTGTTCTTGGATCTGTTTAGCattttaattaaagtataatTTCAGTTAATTTCTACAGTACGTGGTCGTTGACTAAAACATGGATTACTTTTGTACTGCATAGAATCATAGTTGTAGGGCCTCAACTCTCAAGACGaattggaaattttattttattttatttatttagaaatTTAGAACATTCTTTCGCACATTGTCTCTCTGTTTATTGGAGAGTCGAGACCACCCATATATCCATGTTATAATATTATCACAGATTTGATTCCATTTTTCAATACGTCTCCATCTctctatatatctatatatcttACCTTCTTTTATATATCTCTACTCTCACCCCTACCcacaaattaagaaagaaaatggggGTAGACATACAGGGAAAGCTCCGGCTGGCTCTCGGCTCCGTGAAGGACCAGGCCTCCATCGGCAAGGCCATGATATACAATCATCACGACGGCTTTTCCAACATAGAGGTTGCCGTCCTGCGTGCTACCGGCCACGATAACGGCCCCATCGATGACGAGCACATTCACGAGATCCTCTTCCTCGTCTCCAACTCACCCGGATCCATTCCTTTTCTCGCCGAGCGGATCTCTCGCCGTCTTTGCAAAACCAGAGACCGCCTCGTCGCCCTCAAGACCCTCGTCCTCATCCACCGCCTCCTACGCGGCGGCAACCGCTGCTTCGAGCAACAGCTACGCGGCGCTCACGTTTCCAGCCATCTCCAACTGAACGCCACGTGGATTTCCAAGGACTCTTTCCTACGCAAATACGCAGCCTATCTGGAAGAAAGGATGGCGTGGCTCATTAACCAAGCCGGTAAACTCGAACCTGTTGTCATGTCTCAAGGCTTGGATTTTCGATGCTACGAGGAGAAGTCAATCGACATGGTGTTTCGTAAATTGCCAAAATGTCAACTACTCATAGACCGGGTCTTGGATTGCTCACCGCTCGATGCAGCCTTACCTTCAGATTATCTCGCTCAGGCAGCCATGATCAGCACTCTGAAAGAGAGCTTCCAAGTGTACTTCACATTTTGTGAAGGCATCACGGCTCTCGTTAACATGT
Protein-coding regions in this window:
- the LOC133860831 gene encoding putative clathrin assembly protein At1g33340; this translates as MGVDIQGKLRLALGSVKDQASIGKAMIYNHHDGFSNIEVAVLRATGHDNGPIDDEHIHEILFLVSNSPGSIPFLAERISRRLCKTRDRLVALKTLVLIHRLLRGGNRCFEQQLRGAHVSSHLQLNATWISKDSFLRKYAAYLEERMAWLINQAGKLEPVVMSQGLDFRCYEEKSIDMVFRKLPKCQLLIDRVLDCSPLDAALPSDYLAQAAMISTLKESFQVYFTFCEGITALVNMFFDLNRAARGLACEILKRASRQSQELHDMYENCKRIIENKNLEYPTVQIITMEHVMALEECLGCPQNQPPPILGFLSNSTKPLTRAKEGKKNESNNSDISTFSSTLFSCAMETKISMVWVLFEEDDVVNIR